A single window of Arvicanthis niloticus isolate mArvNil1 chromosome 20, mArvNil1.pat.X, whole genome shotgun sequence DNA harbors:
- the Smpd2 gene encoding sphingomyelin phosphodiesterase 2, translating to MKLNFSLRLRVFNLNCWDIPYLSKHRADRIKRLGDFLSLESFDLALLEEVWSEQDFQYLRQRLSHTYPDAHYFRSGIIGSGLCVFSRHPIQEITQHVYTLNGYPYMFYHGDWFCGKAVGLLVLHLSGLVLNAYVTHLHAEYSRQKDIYFAHRVAQAWELAQFIHHTSKNADVVLLCGDLNMHPKDLGCCLLKEWTGLHDAFIETEDFKGSDDGCTMVPKNCYISQQDLGPFPFGIRIDYVLYKAVSGFHICCKTLRTTTGCDPHNGTPFSDHEALMATLYVKHSPPQEDPCPAQGPVERSALISVLREARMELGLGVVKAHWWASFSGYVIVWGLSLLVLLCVLAAGEETREVAIILWMPNVGLVLGAGAVHLFHKQEAKGLCRAQAEVQHALAREAGTQDLGSEPHLAHCRQEES from the exons ATGAAGCTCAACTTTTCTCTGCGGCTGAGGGTTTTCAATCTCAACTGCTG GGACATCCCCTACCTGAGCAAACATAGGGCCGACCGCATTAAGCGCTTGGGAGACTTTCTGAGCTTGGAAAGCTTTGACCTGGCTCTACTGGAAGAG GTTTGGAGCGAGCAGGACTTCCAGTACCTAAGGCAAAGACTATCGCACACCTACCCCGATGCACACTACTTCAGAAG CGGAATCATTGGCAGTGGCCTCTGTGTGTTCTCCAGACACCCAATCCAGGAAATTACCCAGCATGTCTACACTCTGAATGGTTACCCCTACATG TTCTATCACGGAGACTGGTTCTGTGGGAAGGCTGTGGGACTGCTGGTGCTCCATCTAAGTGGACTGGTGCTTAATGCCTACGTGACCCAT CTACACGCTGAGTACAGccgacagaaggacatctactTCGCACACCGTGTGGCCCAGGCTTGGGAACTGGCCCAGTTCATCCA CCACACATCCAAGAATGCAGATGTGGTTCTTCTGTGTGGGGACCTCAACATGCACCCCAAAGACCTGGGCTGCTGCCTGCTGAAAGAGTGGACAGGGCTCCATGACGCCTTCATTGAGACTGAGGACTTTAAG GGCTCTGATGATGGCTGTACCATGGTGCCCAAGAACTGCTACATCAGCCAGCAGGACCTGGGACCCTTTCCCTTTGGCATCCGTATTGACTATGTGCTTTACAAG GCAGTCTCTGGGTTCCACATCTGCTGTAAGACTCTGAGAACCACTACAGGCTGTGACCCCCACAATGGCACCCCCTTCTCTGATCACGAGGCCCTCATGGCTACTTTGTATGTGAAGCACAGTCCCCCTCAGGAAGACCCCTGTCCTGCCCAGG GACCAGTGGAAAGGTCAGCACTGATCAGCGTGCTGAGGGAGGCAAGGATGGAGCTGGGACTCGGCGTGGTTAAAGCTCACTGGTGGGCTTCATTCTCCGGCTATGTGATCGTTTGGGGGCTGTCCCTCCTGGTGTTGCTGTGTGTCCTAGCTGCAGGAGAAGAGACCAGGGAAGTGGCCATAATCCTCTGGATGCCCAATGTGGGTCTGGTGCTGGGGGCAGGTGCAGTCCACCTCTTCCACAAGCAGGAGGCCAAGGGCTTATGTCGGGCCCAGGCTGAGGTGCAGCATGCTCTGGCAAGGGAAGCGGGGACCCAGGACCTAGGCTCAGAGCCTCACCTAGCCCACTGCCGGCAGGAGGAGAgctga
- the Mical1 gene encoding F-actin-monooxygenase MICAL1 isoform X2 codes for MASTTSTNPAHDHFETFVQAQLCQDVLSSFQGLCRALGVESGGGLPQYHKIKAQLNYWSAKSLWAKLDKRAGQPVYQQGQACTNTKCLVIGAGPCGLRAAVELALLGARVVLVEKRTKFSRHNVLHLWPFTIHDLRALGAKKFYGRFCTGTLDHISIRQLQLLLLKVALLLGVEIHWGFTFTGLQPPPRKGSGWHAQLQPNPPAQLANYEFDVLISAAGGKFVPEGFTIREMRGKLAIGITANFVNGRTVEETQVPEISGVARIYNQKFFQSLLKATGIDLENIVYYKDDTHYFVMTAKKQCLLRLGVLRQDLPETDQLLGKANVVPEALQRFARAAADFATNGKLGKLEFARDARGRPDVAAFDFTSMMRAESSARVQEKHGARLLLGLVGDCLVEPFWPLGTGVARGFLAAFDAAWMVKRWAEGAEPLEVLAERESLYQLLSQTSPENMHRNVAQYGLDPATRYPNLNLRAVTPNQVQDLYDVVDKGHAQRKSDEPDARKTTTGSAGTEELLHWCQEQTAGFPGVHVTDFSSSWADGLALCALVHRLQPGLLEPSELQGMGALEATAWALRVAEHELGITPVLSAQAVVAGSDPLGLIAYLSHFHSAFKNTAHSSGLVSQPPGTPSAILFLGKLQRSLQRTRAKVENETPHTEEPPVSEPSVSPALPSEHQEAGAEDLCELCGKHLYLLERFCVDGHFFHRGCFCCHTCEATLWPGGYGQHPGDGYFYCLQHLPQEDQKEADNNGSLESQELPTPGDSNMQPGPSSPVPPVTTVSPVPSPSQPARRLIRLSSLERLRLSSLNVIPDSGTEPPPKPPRSCADLARESLKNSFVGWGVPAQATQVPEAIEKGEEEEEEEEEEEEQPPPTLEPDLEQTLMTLAKNSGAMTKYPTWYRTLMRRAKEEEMKRFCKAQAIQRRLNEIEATMRELETEGVKLELALRRQSSSPEQQKKLWLEQLLQLIQKKNSLVTEEAELMITVQELDLEEKQRQLDHELRGYMNREESLKTEADRLSEDQVLRKLLDVVNQRDALIQFQEERRLSEMPV; via the exons ATGGCGTCAACAACCTCCACCAACCCAGCACATGACCACTTTGAGACCTTTGTGCAGGCACAGCTGTGCCAGGATGTACTGAGCAGCTTTCAGGGGCTCTGTCGAGCCCTGGGAGTGGAGTCTGGTGGGGGATTGCCCCAGTACCACAAGATCAAGGCCCAGCTCAACTACTGGAGTGCCAAGTCTCTGTGGGCCAAGTTGGACAAGAGAGCAGGCCAGCCGGTGTACCAGCAAGGCCAGGCCTGTACCAACACCAAG TGTCTCGTGATAGGGGCCGGGCCTTGCGGACTTCGGGCTGCCGTGGAGCTGGCACTGTTGGGTGCCCGAGTGGTGCTTGTGGAAAAGCGTACCAAGTTCTCTAGGCACAACGTGCTCCACCTCTGGCCCTTCACCATCCATGACCTTCGGGCACTTGGTGCCAAGAAGTTCTACGGACGCTTCTGTACTGGTACCCTGGACCATATCA GCATCCGACAACTTCAGCTGCTTCTACTGAAGGTGGCATTGCTGTTGGGGGTGGAGATTCACTGGGGCTTCACCTTCACTGGCCTCCAGCCCCCTCCCAGAAAAG GGAGTGGCTGGCATGCCCAGCTCCAGCCCAATCCCCCAGCCCAACTGGCCAACTATGAATTTGATGTCCTCATCTCAGCTGCAGGAGGCAAATTTGTCCCTGAAG GCTTCACCATACGAGAGATGCGTGGCAAACTGGCCATCGGCATCACAGCCAACTTTGTGAATGGACGCACGGTGGAGGAGACGCAGGTGCCGGAGATCAGTGGCGTGGCTCGGATCTACAACCAAAAATTCTTCCAGAGCCTGCTCAAAGCCACAG GTATCGATCTGGAGAACATTGTGTACTACAAGGATGATACCCACTACTTTGTGATGACAGCCAAGAAGCAGTGTCTGCTGAGGCTGGGGGTGCTGCGCCAG GACTTGCCAGAGACCGATCAGCTGCTGGGCAAAGCCAATGTGGTACCCGAGGCTCTGCAGCGCTTTGCCAGAGCAGCGGCTGACTTCGCCACAAACGGCAAGCTTGGGAAACTAGAGTTTGCTCGGGATGCACGCGGGCGGCCTGATGTGGCGGCCTTCGACTTCACAAGCATGATGCGGGCAGAGAGTTCCGCTCGTGTCCAAGAAAAGCATGGTGCCCGCCTACTGCTGGGGCTGGTGGGGGACTGCCTAGTGGAG cccttctggcctctgggcactGGAGTGGCCCGAGGCTTCTTGGCAGCCTTCGATGCAGCCTGGATGGTGAAGCGGTGGGCAGAGGGTGCTGAGCCTCTAGAGGTGTTGGCTGAACG TGAGAGCTTGTACCAGCTTCTGTCACAAACATCCCCAGAGAATATGCATCGAAACGTAGCCCAGTATGGGTTGGACCCTGCCACCCGATACCCCAACCTGAACCTCCGGGCTGTAACCCCCAATCAG GTACAAGACCTCTATGATGTGGTGGACAAGGGGCACGCTCAGAGGAAGAGTGACGAGCCGGATGCCAGGAAGACAACCACAG GGTCCGCAGGCACCGAGGAGCTTCTGCACTGGTGCCAGGAGCAGACAGCTGGCTTTCCTGGAGTCCATGTCACTGACTTTTCTTCCTCGTGGGCTGATGGGTTAGCTCTGTGTGCCCTGGTGCACCGCCTACAGCCTGGCCTGCT GGAACCCTCGGAGCTGCAGGGCATGGGAGCTCTAGAAGCCACTGCCTGGGCACTGAGGGTGGCAGAACATGAGCTGGGCATCACACCAGTGTTGTCTGCACAAGCAGTCGTGGCAGGCAGTGATCCGCTGGGCCTCATCGCCTACCTCAGCCACTTCCACAGTGCCTTCAAGAACACGGCCCACAGCTCAG GCCTTGTCAGCCAGCCTCCTGGGACCCCCAGTGCTATACTTTTCCTTGGCAAACTCCAGAGGAGCCTACAACGGACCCGGGCCAAG GTAGAGAACGAGACTCCACATACCGAGGAGCCGCCTGTGTCTGAGCCCAGTGTGTCCCCAGCACTGCCCTCTGAACACCAGGAG GCTGGAGCCGAGGACCTGTGTGAGCTCTGTGGGAAACACCTCTACCTCCTGGAACGATTCTGTGTGGATGGCCATTTCTTCCACCGGGGCTGCTTCTGCTGCCATACCTGTGAGGCCACTCTGTGGCCAGGTGGCTATGGGCAACATCCAGGAGATG GATATTTCTACTGTCTCCAGCACCTACCCCAGGAGGACCAAAAGGAGGCTGACAACAATGGAAGTCTGGAGAGCCag GAGCTCCCTACACCAGGAGACAGTAACATGCAGCCAGGCCCCTCCTCTCCTGTACCTCCTGTGACAACAGTCAGCCCTGTCCCAAGCCCCAGCCAGCCTGCACGTCGGCTAATCCGCCTCTCCAGTTTAGAACGCCTACGGCTGTCCTCTCTGAATGTCATCCCTGACTCAGGAACGGAGCCTCCACCCAAGCCCCCAAGGAGCTGCGCAGACTTGGCCCGAGAGTCTCTGAAGAACAGCTTCGTGGGCTGGGGTGTGCCAGCCCAAGCCACACAAG TTCCTGAGGCcatagagaaaggggaggaggaagaggaagaggaagaagaggaggaagagcagccGCCTCCAACTTTGGAGCCAGACTTGGAGCAG ACTCTAATGACCCTGGCCAAGAACTCAGGCGCCATGACTAAGTACCCAACGTGGTACCGAACCCTCATGCGCCGTGCcaaagaggaggagatgaagaggtTTTGCAAGGCCCAG GCCATCCAGCGAAGACTAAACGAGATTGAGGCCACTATGAGGGAACTGGAGACCGAAGGCGTGAAGCTGGAGCTGGCCTTGAGGAGACAGAGTA GCTCTCCAGAACAGCAGAAGAAACTCTGGCTGGAGCAGCTGCTACAGCTCATTCAGAAGAAGAACAGCCTAGTGACTGAAGAAGCCGAGCTCATGATAAC GGTGCAGGAGCTGGACCTGGAAGAGAAGCAGCGGCAGCTAGACCACGAGTTGCGGGGCTACATGAATCGGGAAG aaTCGCTGAAGACAGAGGCCGATCGACTGTCTGAGGACCAGGTCCTAAGGAAGCTGCTGGATGTGGTGAACCAGAGAGATGCTCTGATTCAGTTCCAGGAGGAACGACGGCTCAGTGAGATGCCTGTATAG
- the Mical1 gene encoding F-actin-monooxygenase MICAL1 isoform X1 → MASTTSTNPAHDHFETFVQAQLCQDVLSSFQGLCRALGVESGGGLPQYHKIKAQLNYWSAKSLWAKLDKRAGQPVYQQGQACTNTKCLVIGAGPCGLRAAVELALLGARVVLVEKRTKFSRHNVLHLWPFTIHDLRALGAKKFYGRFCTGTLDHISIRQLQLLLLKVALLLGVEIHWGFTFTGLQPPPRKGSGWHAQLQPNPPAQLANYEFDVLISAAGGKFVPEGFTIREMRGKLAIGITANFVNGRTVEETQVPEISGVARIYNQKFFQSLLKATGIDLENIVYYKDDTHYFVMTAKKQCLLRLGVLRQDLPETDQLLGKANVVPEALQRFARAAADFATNGKLGKLEFARDARGRPDVAAFDFTSMMRAESSARVQEKHGARLLLGLVGDCLVEPFWPLGTGVARGFLAAFDAAWMVKRWAEGAEPLEVLAERESLYQLLSQTSPENMHRNVAQYGLDPATRYPNLNLRAVTPNQVQDLYDVVDKGHAQRKSDEPDARKTTTGSAGTEELLHWCQEQTAGFPGVHVTDFSSSWADGLALCALVHRLQPGLLEPSELQGMGALEATAWALRVAEHELGITPVLSAQAVVAGSDPLGLIAYLSHFHSAFKNTAHSSGLVSQPPGTPSAILFLGKLQRSLQRTRAKDHREDAGDKKLPLKVENETPHTEEPPVSEPSVSPALPSEHQEAGAEDLCELCGKHLYLLERFCVDGHFFHRGCFCCHTCEATLWPGGYGQHPGDGYFYCLQHLPQEDQKEADNNGSLESQELPTPGDSNMQPGPSSPVPPVTTVSPVPSPSQPARRLIRLSSLERLRLSSLNVIPDSGTEPPPKPPRSCADLARESLKNSFVGWGVPAQATQVPEAIEKGEEEEEEEEEEEEQPPPTLEPDLEQTLMTLAKNSGAMTKYPTWYRTLMRRAKEEEMKRFCKAQAIQRRLNEIEATMRELETEGVKLELALRRQSSSPEQQKKLWLEQLLQLIQKKNSLVTEEAELMITVQELDLEEKQRQLDHELRGYMNREESLKTEADRLSEDQVLRKLLDVVNQRDALIQFQEERRLSEMPV, encoded by the exons ATGGCGTCAACAACCTCCACCAACCCAGCACATGACCACTTTGAGACCTTTGTGCAGGCACAGCTGTGCCAGGATGTACTGAGCAGCTTTCAGGGGCTCTGTCGAGCCCTGGGAGTGGAGTCTGGTGGGGGATTGCCCCAGTACCACAAGATCAAGGCCCAGCTCAACTACTGGAGTGCCAAGTCTCTGTGGGCCAAGTTGGACAAGAGAGCAGGCCAGCCGGTGTACCAGCAAGGCCAGGCCTGTACCAACACCAAG TGTCTCGTGATAGGGGCCGGGCCTTGCGGACTTCGGGCTGCCGTGGAGCTGGCACTGTTGGGTGCCCGAGTGGTGCTTGTGGAAAAGCGTACCAAGTTCTCTAGGCACAACGTGCTCCACCTCTGGCCCTTCACCATCCATGACCTTCGGGCACTTGGTGCCAAGAAGTTCTACGGACGCTTCTGTACTGGTACCCTGGACCATATCA GCATCCGACAACTTCAGCTGCTTCTACTGAAGGTGGCATTGCTGTTGGGGGTGGAGATTCACTGGGGCTTCACCTTCACTGGCCTCCAGCCCCCTCCCAGAAAAG GGAGTGGCTGGCATGCCCAGCTCCAGCCCAATCCCCCAGCCCAACTGGCCAACTATGAATTTGATGTCCTCATCTCAGCTGCAGGAGGCAAATTTGTCCCTGAAG GCTTCACCATACGAGAGATGCGTGGCAAACTGGCCATCGGCATCACAGCCAACTTTGTGAATGGACGCACGGTGGAGGAGACGCAGGTGCCGGAGATCAGTGGCGTGGCTCGGATCTACAACCAAAAATTCTTCCAGAGCCTGCTCAAAGCCACAG GTATCGATCTGGAGAACATTGTGTACTACAAGGATGATACCCACTACTTTGTGATGACAGCCAAGAAGCAGTGTCTGCTGAGGCTGGGGGTGCTGCGCCAG GACTTGCCAGAGACCGATCAGCTGCTGGGCAAAGCCAATGTGGTACCCGAGGCTCTGCAGCGCTTTGCCAGAGCAGCGGCTGACTTCGCCACAAACGGCAAGCTTGGGAAACTAGAGTTTGCTCGGGATGCACGCGGGCGGCCTGATGTGGCGGCCTTCGACTTCACAAGCATGATGCGGGCAGAGAGTTCCGCTCGTGTCCAAGAAAAGCATGGTGCCCGCCTACTGCTGGGGCTGGTGGGGGACTGCCTAGTGGAG cccttctggcctctgggcactGGAGTGGCCCGAGGCTTCTTGGCAGCCTTCGATGCAGCCTGGATGGTGAAGCGGTGGGCAGAGGGTGCTGAGCCTCTAGAGGTGTTGGCTGAACG TGAGAGCTTGTACCAGCTTCTGTCACAAACATCCCCAGAGAATATGCATCGAAACGTAGCCCAGTATGGGTTGGACCCTGCCACCCGATACCCCAACCTGAACCTCCGGGCTGTAACCCCCAATCAG GTACAAGACCTCTATGATGTGGTGGACAAGGGGCACGCTCAGAGGAAGAGTGACGAGCCGGATGCCAGGAAGACAACCACAG GGTCCGCAGGCACCGAGGAGCTTCTGCACTGGTGCCAGGAGCAGACAGCTGGCTTTCCTGGAGTCCATGTCACTGACTTTTCTTCCTCGTGGGCTGATGGGTTAGCTCTGTGTGCCCTGGTGCACCGCCTACAGCCTGGCCTGCT GGAACCCTCGGAGCTGCAGGGCATGGGAGCTCTAGAAGCCACTGCCTGGGCACTGAGGGTGGCAGAACATGAGCTGGGCATCACACCAGTGTTGTCTGCACAAGCAGTCGTGGCAGGCAGTGATCCGCTGGGCCTCATCGCCTACCTCAGCCACTTCCACAGTGCCTTCAAGAACACGGCCCACAGCTCAG GCCTTGTCAGCCAGCCTCCTGGGACCCCCAGTGCTATACTTTTCCTTGGCAAACTCCAGAGGAGCCTACAACGGACCCGGGCCAAG GACCATAGGGAGGATGCTGGTGACAAGAAGCTTCCCTTGAAG GTAGAGAACGAGACTCCACATACCGAGGAGCCGCCTGTGTCTGAGCCCAGTGTGTCCCCAGCACTGCCCTCTGAACACCAGGAG GCTGGAGCCGAGGACCTGTGTGAGCTCTGTGGGAAACACCTCTACCTCCTGGAACGATTCTGTGTGGATGGCCATTTCTTCCACCGGGGCTGCTTCTGCTGCCATACCTGTGAGGCCACTCTGTGGCCAGGTGGCTATGGGCAACATCCAGGAGATG GATATTTCTACTGTCTCCAGCACCTACCCCAGGAGGACCAAAAGGAGGCTGACAACAATGGAAGTCTGGAGAGCCag GAGCTCCCTACACCAGGAGACAGTAACATGCAGCCAGGCCCCTCCTCTCCTGTACCTCCTGTGACAACAGTCAGCCCTGTCCCAAGCCCCAGCCAGCCTGCACGTCGGCTAATCCGCCTCTCCAGTTTAGAACGCCTACGGCTGTCCTCTCTGAATGTCATCCCTGACTCAGGAACGGAGCCTCCACCCAAGCCCCCAAGGAGCTGCGCAGACTTGGCCCGAGAGTCTCTGAAGAACAGCTTCGTGGGCTGGGGTGTGCCAGCCCAAGCCACACAAG TTCCTGAGGCcatagagaaaggggaggaggaagaggaagaggaagaagaggaggaagagcagccGCCTCCAACTTTGGAGCCAGACTTGGAGCAG ACTCTAATGACCCTGGCCAAGAACTCAGGCGCCATGACTAAGTACCCAACGTGGTACCGAACCCTCATGCGCCGTGCcaaagaggaggagatgaagaggtTTTGCAAGGCCCAG GCCATCCAGCGAAGACTAAACGAGATTGAGGCCACTATGAGGGAACTGGAGACCGAAGGCGTGAAGCTGGAGCTGGCCTTGAGGAGACAGAGTA GCTCTCCAGAACAGCAGAAGAAACTCTGGCTGGAGCAGCTGCTACAGCTCATTCAGAAGAAGAACAGCCTAGTGACTGAAGAAGCCGAGCTCATGATAAC GGTGCAGGAGCTGGACCTGGAAGAGAAGCAGCGGCAGCTAGACCACGAGTTGCGGGGCTACATGAATCGGGAAG aaTCGCTGAAGACAGAGGCCGATCGACTGTCTGAGGACCAGGTCCTAAGGAAGCTGCTGGATGTGGTGAACCAGAGAGATGCTCTGATTCAGTTCCAGGAGGAACGACGGCTCAGTGAGATGCCTGTATAG
- the LOC117724697 gene encoding uncharacterized protein LOC117724697 — translation MTDLLTHCGQNTSPEIVSLLQRATAKSSQRRWRAGRRTRQTSQAWLLNPSPRKRSHPQPSEPEDALLAPLDYLPVVSGAGKDASCRKGVPGLGQRKGWRRESKRCLVATIREFRGVWTAAPAQNTEEDLSTPHYAAVLLLEQPAPRPRLQGGALGRGSAYTRGCWGPPNGPACQGQGEQRDLSDSARVRPAGTQAISHFRELEEWAQASGKKFVEAAGSESGARSLSSPHLSHREIHTSGAAEDPVAGSISPETGRPAPRLRIRTKLKVLVRIFQPGGNSGHLR, via the exons ATGACAGACCTTCTGACTCACTGTGGTCAAAACACTTCCCCTGAGATCGTGTCGCTGCTCCAACGGGCT ACAGCAAAATCTTCACAAAGGCGCTGGAGGGCGGGCAGGAGGACCCGCCAAACCAGCCAGGCGTGGCTCCTCAACCCATCTCCCCGGAAGCGCTCTCACCCCCAACCCAGCGAGCCGGAGGACGCACTGCTGGCACCGCTGGACTACTTGCCTGTGGTTTCTGGTGCTGGAAAAGACGCTTCCTGTCGGAAGGGTGTCCCAGGGCTAGGGCAGAGGAAGGGGTGGCGCAGGGAAAGCAAGAGATGCCTGGTGGCTACAATCCGGGAGTTCCGAGGAGTTTGGACCGCAGCGCCAGCGCAGAACACGGAGGAAGACTTATCCACACCTCATTACGCCGCAGTCCTCCTCCTGGAACAGCCTGCGCCCCGCCCACGTCTGCAGGGTGGTGCTCTAGGGCGTGGCTCTGCCTACACCAGGGGCTGCTGGGGGCCTCCAAACGGTCCGGCCTGCCAGGgacagggagagcagagagactTGAGTGACAGTGCCCGAGTCCGCCCGGCTGGTACCCAAGCTATAAGCCACTTCCGAGAGCTGGAGGAGTGGGCGCAGGCCTCCGGCAAAAAGTTTGTTGAAGCTGCAGGATCCGAGAGTGGCGCCAGAAGTCTGAGCTCTCCTCACCTCTCCCACCGAGAAATCCACACCTCTGGCGCCGCCGAGGATCCAGTTGCGGGGTCCATCTCTCCTGAGACAGGTCGGCCGGCTCCTAGGCTCAGGATAAGGACAAAGCTTAAAGTCCTGGTCCGCATCTTTCAACCAG